One genomic region from Conexibacter woesei DSM 14684 encodes:
- a CDS encoding class I SAM-dependent methyltransferase, producing MGTLRRGQRRRSTIEWPADQLIVLHVGCGTENPEKLPKEMRGPDWHEVRLDIDPAVGPDIVASIADMSVVDSETVDAVLSSHNLEHVFAHEVPGVLEEFRRVLRPLGQVLIAVPDLAIAAKTIVRGRLEEAIYRSPAGPISALDMLYGHGEPIANGQHFMAHRTGFTRRSLAEKLRAAGFVDVVVVEEDRALLASARRPR from the coding sequence GTGGGGACGCTGCGCCGTGGCCAACGGCGCCGATCGACGATCGAATGGCCGGCTGACCAGCTCATCGTGCTGCACGTCGGCTGCGGAACGGAGAACCCCGAGAAGCTGCCGAAGGAGATGCGCGGTCCGGACTGGCATGAGGTACGGCTCGACATCGATCCGGCTGTGGGCCCCGACATCGTCGCCAGTATCGCCGACATGTCGGTCGTCGATTCAGAGACGGTGGACGCGGTGCTGTCCTCGCACAACCTGGAACACGTCTTCGCGCATGAAGTCCCAGGCGTGCTCGAGGAGTTCCGCCGAGTCCTGCGACCGCTTGGCCAGGTCCTGATCGCCGTCCCCGACCTCGCAATCGCAGCGAAGACGATCGTCCGCGGCCGTCTCGAGGAGGCGATCTACCGCTCGCCCGCCGGCCCGATTTCGGCACTTGACATGCTCTACGGCCACGGGGAGCCGATCGCGAACGGCCAGCACTTCATGGCCCACCGCACCGGCTTCACGAGACGCTCGCTCGCCGAAAAGCTGCGCGCAGCAGGCTTTGTCGATGTCGTGGTCGTCGAGGAAGACCGCGCGCTGCTCGCCAGTGCGCGCCGCCCACGCTAG
- a CDS encoding glycosyltransferase family protein, which translates to MLTSAMRIGILTNLEATNSAYRAFPVAELAALGHEVIVDGRAEHAERARLFRCDVVHVYRYDSRPIQMLVRALRDAGVAIVWDVDDDLGAIPDASPTRHAKGGMQEQRLLRDVAAMAHLADVVTTTSMPLADSYRRVGADCVHIVENFLPRLYTAGPARPHAGIVIGWVASGEHLHDLEHLRVREWLESVLEREPDVRVRSIGIDLGLPRDRYEREIAVAYRDLGQRIAEFDIAIAPLDDIQFNRARSNVKLKEYAAAGVPWLASPIGPYRGLGEKQGGRLVPNHGWAAAVERLVHKPRERRKLAKRGLSWARGQTAAYNLERWEAPLAEAVQRARRRSPR; encoded by the coding sequence ATGCTGACCAGCGCCATGCGGATCGGGATCCTCACGAACCTGGAAGCAACGAATTCCGCGTACCGCGCTTTCCCGGTCGCGGAGCTGGCCGCACTCGGTCACGAGGTGATCGTCGACGGAAGAGCAGAGCACGCGGAGCGAGCGCGGCTGTTCCGCTGCGATGTGGTGCATGTCTACCGCTACGACTCCAGACCGATCCAGATGCTCGTGCGAGCGCTGCGTGACGCGGGCGTCGCGATCGTGTGGGACGTCGACGACGATCTGGGAGCGATACCCGACGCGTCGCCCACCCGTCACGCCAAGGGCGGGATGCAGGAACAGCGCCTGCTGCGCGACGTCGCGGCGATGGCCCACCTCGCGGACGTGGTGACGACGACGAGCATGCCGCTCGCGGACAGCTATCGCAGAGTCGGGGCCGACTGCGTCCACATCGTCGAGAACTTCCTGCCCCGCCTGTACACAGCCGGCCCCGCGCGTCCCCATGCCGGCATCGTGATCGGGTGGGTCGCGAGCGGCGAGCACCTGCACGACCTCGAGCACCTCAGAGTGCGCGAATGGCTGGAGAGCGTGCTGGAGCGCGAGCCGGACGTGCGGGTGCGCAGCATCGGGATCGACCTCGGCCTCCCGCGTGACCGATATGAGCGGGAGATCGCCGTTGCGTACAGAGACCTCGGACAGCGCATCGCGGAGTTCGACATCGCGATCGCGCCGTTGGACGACATACAATTCAACCGTGCGCGTTCCAACGTGAAGTTGAAGGAGTATGCAGCCGCCGGCGTGCCATGGCTGGCGTCCCCCATAGGCCCGTACCGAGGGCTGGGCGAGAAGCAGGGCGGGCGGCTCGTTCCGAACCACGGTTGGGCCGCGGCAGTCGAACGGCTCGTGCACAAGCCTCGAGAGCGGAGGAAGCTCGCCAAGCGAGGGCTCAGCTGGGCACGTGGGCAGACTGCCGCGTACAACCTTGAGCGGTGGGAAGCTCCGCTGGCCGAGGCCGTTCAACGCGCGAGACGTCGATCACCGCGCTGA